A stretch of DNA from Cannabis sativa cultivar Pink pepper isolate KNU-18-1 chromosome X, ASM2916894v1, whole genome shotgun sequence:
AATGTTCTCAGATCTAAGTACCTTAAGGGTAAACAATTTTTTGACTGTGAGGTTAAGAGCTCTGATTCTTGGTTTTGGAGAAATGTGGTGCGATCAAAAGAGATTTTAAGAAAAGGGGTGTGCAAGCTAATATCCGATGGGAGAGAGACAAGTATTTGGGATGACCCTTGGGTTATCCATGGTACGAATTTTTACCCTAAGTCCAATTATCGTCAACAACGGGGCTTAGAGAAAGTGTCGGATCTACTTCTACCTGACGAAAATTGGGACACACCCAAGCTCCACAACCTTTTTGACCAGGAAACTGTTAGTAACATCTTAAGAGGCGGTAATCCGAGTGGCCAAGGAAGGGATAGATGGATCTGGACAAAAGAATCAAATGGTCTGTTTTCAACCAAGTCTGCCTATCTTGTTCAAGCCCTTGACCAGGCTCCCTTGTGCAACATTGCTCCGGCACTATGGAACAAACTTTGAAACTCAAAAATTTTGGAGCGACACAAGGTCCATTGGTGGAGTATCCTTTCCAATGCTCTACCCTTACGAGCCCCTCTTGCTAAGAGAATAGGTTTTGAGGAGGTTTCCTGCCCTATTTGTGGAGAGGCTGAGGAGACCACAAAGCACTTGTTTCTGTATTGTAACTTTGCCTTCCACCTTTGGCGATCTTCTCCGTGGGGGGTTATGCATGTTCTGGATTCAGAAGCCCGAATGTGGGATTGGGTTACTTTTCTTTGGAATCTTAAATCCAGAGGAGTTGATACTGATGAGTTATTCCTCTATGCCTCGATTGTGGTAGATACGATTTGGAGGTCCCGCAACGACAAGGTACATAATAAATCAATGGGTAACATTAAACACTATACTGACTCTATTTCTTCTTGTTACACAGATTATGGCTCTTGCCTTCTTTCCCCTCCACAGTCTGTTGGGACTCAGGTTTGGTCTCTACCGCTGGAAGATTGGGTTAAAATCAACTGCGATGTCAAAGTCGGAGGTGAAACTATGTGTGCTGTGGCGATTACGAGAGATCATAACGAATCAGTATAGTGGGTGGCGGTTAAAAGGCTACACTTCTCTGACCCACTCACTAGAGAAGCTGCGGCCTGTCTTTTAGCCATGGAGACGGCGGTCTCATTGCATCATCCTTTTGTTTTGGTGGAGAGTGATTCAGAGATTGTTATCAAAAACCTAAAAGGGGATGACTCTATTTGGGGGATTGAGAACTATGTGCGTCATTGCAAGCTCCTCTCTACTTTTATGACTAATTGTAATTTCTCTTGTATAACTAGAAACTGTAACGACGCGACCCATAATGTGGTCAAATGGGCGTTTGCCAACAATGTTACGGGCATGGTAGAGATATCTACTATACCTGTTAATATCTTTTGTAATAATTATGAGGTTTAACTAAGATTGTTATCAAGAACCTAAAAAGGGATGACTCTATTTGGGGGATTGAGAACTATGTGCGTCATTGCAAGCTCCTCTCTACTTTTATGACTAATTGTAATTTCTCTTGTATAACTAGAAACTGTAACGACGCGGCCCATAATGTGGTCAAATGGGCATTTGCCAACAATGTTACGGGCATGGTAGAGATATCTACTATACCTGGTAATATCTTTTGTAATAATTATGAGGTctaactttaattttatttataaatgcatttttcaaaaaaaaaatatatattaaattttgaaatatatatgtttcatttgtattagtttattaaatcactattagttttctttgaaatattaattataattttgtaaCCTTTAAATATGATTAGATTAATTACTTTTGCATGTACATTAACATTCAATTTGTACAAGTGTAGATTTAAGATTTCGCTCTACACAGATATCCACACTTTACGAATTAAAGTAAATTGgagtgaatattttatgaacacttCTACTTTTAATGTAATAAAGAATGATAATTtggctaaaaaaaatataataatgaaaaatattattttagtgttGTAATTAGAATCAAAGAATCTATAACATCATATTTGGTATTGGTGAACTCCAAATTTAGTGTCCAAGTTGAAGATGGCCTAAGAGTGGCATGGTATTGTGTTTCTCCATGGCCAGAGTGGGACTGAAAAAAGTGATTCACAATACCAGTGCTGAATTTCTTCAGCTATCTTCatctccaaaaaataaaaataaaatttgggataaaataaataaggtttcatctcaaaaccaataataaaagtaactcattcatcttatatatgataatttatttccaCAGATTAACAATGTGAaactaactttaatatataaccAATTGATTATTGCTCCAAGAAAGAAACAATGGAACTCCAATTCTTGATCTAAACTAAATGAAACAacgttttttcttttatattcatCTTGACACAAAATGTGTTTATATAATTTAAGCAATTGATAGGGAAGCAAGCAAGAGCTCAAAAGAGaaccaaatataatatttttgggatATCCTATGAATATATATTAGTTTGATTTATACTAAATCAACAACATTATAATTGAAAAAGGGGCAATAATTTAACAAGAAGTTCCCATGCAAAATCCAGAGTCGAGTCGCCTTATTTACTGGCTTGACTTTTGCCACTAGTAGATTTATAAGGACATACCTATTTTATCATCATATAATATGGTTACTTAACTTCCTATCTCCTATTCCTATACCTTTCTTCAGCATCCAAAGTCATAGGGCGCCAATCCTTTGAGCTCCGGTCCACTCAGCCTGGTGTTTTCGAAACTGAAACATAAAATGGCAAAAAATCAGAATTCAACAATTGAAACAAACACTGTTAAACCCTTTTCGCTAGAGATGAAAACACAAAAAACCCGACTCTTTTCCCTCTTCACGAGGCGTATATGATGCACTCAACACAATCTTTGGCGCAATGTTGTATTGTTCATAGCTTTGTTCATCAAACCGAATAATTTTTCAAAGCCTAAAATATGTCAAGTTGAGAAATATAACAAATGGTACCTTTCCATGGGAAATGTAGTGAAAGGGCCATCAACAGGTATTGTTCCACACAGATCATTGTTGGAGACATCACTGAATCAAATCATAAATGTCATAAAAATCTCCAATTGAACAATCAAAACCCATTGAATTTAATCGAAAACAcccaatttttcaaaatttctttcTCCCaacaaattgaaaaatatgaaaaacttacAAGACTTTCAGATTAGAGAGTTTAGTGAGCTCCCTAGGGATTGTTCCAGACAGTTTGTTGTTGTTTACTCGTCTGTACATTCAGATTTTTATTCACATTAAGccaaaaaaattaccaaaaaatgtTGGCAttatatactaaatatataaatgGCTAATGAGTCTAAAGTTAACTCACAGAAACTTGAGTGAGTTCAATTTGGAAAAAGACTTGGGAATTTTTCCTTCAAATTTGTTGTTATAAAGATCCATGCTGACTAGATTTTTCAAATTGCCCAACTCCTCTGGAATTTTTCCACTTATGTCATTCATGTAAAGCTCCCTGAAATAAATAAAACCATATAAAGAACAGATCTCTAATCAAATTGGTAGTGAATAATCCCTTGAATAATCTCTAAAGCCCATTTTCTGGGTCTTTCTAGttgtataaaacaaataaaaaggaaaaaccTTTTTCATGGAtaaaattaaccattaaatCACTGATTAATTACAAAGAGAAAGAGCAAATTACAAGTACTGAAGATGTTTGAGTTCACCAAGCTCAGACCCCAAAGTCCCAGAAAtgttagaatttcccaaatccctgaaaaattcaacaaaataaaatatgaggTATTAAAATACAAGCAGAGATAgcacaaaatcaaagaaagaagaagaagaagggatCTTACAAACGGATCACATGGTTATTGTTATCACAGGAAACATGGAACCAGGTGCAAGGATTGACCAGAGTTGGGTCCCAGCTTTGCAGAACATTGGTGGGGTCAGATAGTCTGTTTCTCATAGCATGCAAAGCACTTCCTGAAACCATTCAACACCATTAAATCAAagcttttcaaacaaaaaaacacACAATTTTGTTTCTAAGTTACCAAATTTAATTGAAAAGATGAAGAAAGATACAAACTTTATGTGAAGAaagccaaaaagaaaaaaggggTTACCTTCAGAATTTGTGGAGATGGCAGGAGAGAGTAGAAGAAAggcaaaggagagaaagagagaaagggaAAGAAACGCCATTACAACACCAAAAAAAatgggaaaagagagagaaagaagaataagaagaTGAGGAAGAGAAGGTGATACTAAATATTAAATGCTTAGAAAATTAAGAAGAGAAGTGAGTTTTGGGTTTGGAGAAGGTGGGAAAAGTCAGCAGTCAAAGTCAAACACTATGGTATTTGTTAATGGCAAAAAGACTGTAGTAGTGCTTTCAAAACTACTTAAATAAACCGACCAATGAGAGAAAAATGGAGTGGTGTAGTGGGGAAGAAAGGAGACCCACCCATGCAGAGACCGTGACCTTACTTACTACTCATTTAACAACAAAAAAGAAAGTTTTATTTGGCAAGTACTCTGAAGCTTTTGCCGCGGGTTTGTCTAGCATTTTTCTATACTATTAATATAGctgttaatttaatttaatatcgagtttgatataatattttttttaagagaatATCGCTAATTAATCGTAAAACAATATGTATTGAGGTGTTAGGTACATTAGAGAATCTTCAATAGTAAAACTTTAGAGGATACTTGGTGAATTAGATATAGTATGTGGCAAAATATTAAGATATTAtaccattggaaagaaaaaaaggctaattatgatttttgcctcctgaactttgacatgtaacaaatcatgccccctgaacttttaaggtcgttaaaaatgctccatgaactattgagattgttgaatttaaggacttttgtctaatttcatttaattttactattttagtgattgtttatgtactaaactatactcctcaaactttgatatatatCAAATCATACctctcaaattttgaaatgtactaaatcatatcctctgaactttcatccatgttagactttttttactaaaattggacaaaatttcttaaatccaacaatttcaatagttcagggacATTTTTAACCACCTTAATAGTTCAAAtgacataatttggtacatgtcaaagttcaggggacaaaatttctaattagccgaaaaaaaaaatatcattttagaaattTACATGGATATTGTATTGTAGCATTAAtgctattcatttttttttaataaaaaatttaagctaaaaattaaaatatacattaaataatatatataatattataattataacattTTGAAAGGGTACCATAAATTGGAGTATCTAAGTAATAGTAAtacaaataacatgaaaataaaatattatattttgaagGAGTACTATAAATTATTGGAGTATTTTTAGTGTCTATTAGGAATACTGAGAGTAGAGGAAGGTATTAGTGGTCCCAGTAGGAGTGGAGGGTCCTAGTCCTGGTCAGTGGTCAGTAGCAGCAGCACCCTGGTTAAGTGGTAGGGTTTGGAAGTGTTAAGTTTAAGTAGCTGTTGTTCAAAACTAGTTATGTAGGTTAAGTGTTCAGTCACCACTCACCAGTGTTGTCCACTTTTGGACACAACTCTACCCAGCCATGGTCTGCCTTGTCAGATTGGATTGGACCCACAATCTCACATGAATCATCCTTTGCTTGCGTCTCAAAATTGACCTAATTAATTGTTCTTGGAATAATTGGCATTTTTCTAATGTAAAACAAGCCtccaattcaaattcaaatttcaaaggaTACAAGTCtctatgatatttaattataatcatggTGATATGATATTTATGGATTTTGTAACAAATTAATATTGACACTTAAGAGtattcataaaataattgatccatattataaatatgtaattaatactttaatgtaaaaaataataatttaaaaatattataaatatgatacatatatataaatcatatatattctatttttatttgtaagaattttttttaactaatttataagaaaatataatgtaaaataaaattaaacatttctttatacatacattataatttttttcttcttgcattaaattttttattttaacttgttATTAGaaacataaaacaataatttattttattttgtagttaGTTAGTTATGTAAAGAAAATATTGTTTAAATATTATTGTTAGAAACATTATACTGAAGTGGTTATGATGTGTTGGTCGATTTGGCACCACCGAAACCAACTGGTTTGGAAGGAGAAGCAGTAAATAAACATTAATGATGTTACTCTGTTTGCTAAACTAAATTTTGAGGAATGGATTAATGCTCAAAAGCTTTCTATAGTTACCAACCATGTGCCTAGGCAGGTTGAGATTGAGCATTGGACAAAAACGGTGTATCCTCGAATCAAAGTTAATGTTGACGGAGCAGTGTTCTTGGATAGTAGGCATTTTGGCTATGGATGTGTGGCTCGGGATTCTCTTGGTATGGTGGTGAAAGCAAAGCATAGTAGTAAAGAGGTTGTCTTCGAACCACTTTTAGTTGAAGCAATGAGCATCAAAGAAGCGCTAAGTTGGATTAAAGATCATGGATGGACTGATGTGATACTTGAATCGGATTGCCTTACTATGGTAGCGgatttgaataataataaaaacatggTCTCTCCTTATGGCTCTGTTCTCTTTGATTGTAAGgctattattattagtttaaactctttttctttgaattttgtcAAACGGTCTGCTAATAAGGTGGCGCACATGTTAGCGCAATCTTCTCGTTTTGAGGGAAACAGTAGTTTTTGTTTGAATATTCTTCCTGATTTTTTTTCATCCTTAGTTTTGGAGGAtagttattaataaagttttgattttcattcaaaaaaaaaaataattcaatattaaaaaagtaatcaattaaaaataacCAATCCAATCCTAATTTTTACAGATTAGATTAGATTTAAGCTACTATgcagattagattggatcgaaAATACGAAAATCGTACTTACTGCGAATCTAATGTACAATGAGCAAAATAGTACGGATTGAACTGGATAAATACCCTTAAAAGCTACTAATTTTGACTTCTGAGGTTTTTAGAGCTAAAAGCTGAATCTTACCGATTATCCAACCGGCAGTAAAAGTTCCACAAACCAAAATGGAGCTTTTAAAAGCTCAACCAACCAGGCCATAGATAAGATCAAATAAATGCATACAACCCCTTGCAGATCTTCTTGCCAGCATTTAAACTCTCCACATCACTAATGAATTTATGCATTTCTTTTATGAGACATACCAAACCTACCTCTTCTCATAATCTAATATTTTGTGGCTGAAAATCTCCAAAGCTCTCTATTTTCAAATGAGAATTACTTGAGGGCAAAATGATAAAGAAACTATGAAGTACTTTCCAGCAAAAGAGGAATATGAAGAGTTTTAAAAAACATCATTTACTAACACACTTCATTTGTAATttcttttgacaatttttttcatCATTGTTGATAACAAAGTAGTAAGCACGGTACATAAGAACAGCATTGTTTCTAGTGTCATTACCAATCTGTAATTCTACAGCTTAGGATCATTTCTTTAGGTGTGGGAAACAAGTAAACACATCAGCCTTAGGGTGCTTCGCTTCAGCGTGTTCTCGACATTTCACCTCCGTCGTGGTACACACAAATGTCTGCATGCACACCTTGCACTGCAACAAGGAACCGAAACAATGACAACCACCAGCAGTGATTGAACAGCAACAAAAACAAGTCATCACCTTTGTTAATGTGAATGGACTCTACTCTAATGCATTAGCACGAAAATTAATTACAATATCAAGAGGAAGCGATTATTATAGCATGCATGTTGTCAAAACTATGGCTATAGATAACTGTCCAACATCAAATAATGAAGAATCAATGGTTGCTAAAGATAAAAACTTTGTAACTCTACAACATTGACATTGAAATACTCAAGTGACTTCTTCTTCCCATGAAATTTCTATGAAGAATGTTTTCATTATCAAGGAGTATAATATGTATTATGTGCAGAAATGTAGTCACATAATCTGAAATTAGtcccaaaaaataaaaaccccATTTAGCATGAGAGCCATGCAGTGGAAAACCCATGAACCATGagaaaattttggtagaataaaTTTCTATTGCATAGGCAAAAACCAACAAACAAAAACATGCAACTACTTCAATATTGCTGAGTGAACAACTTTCGGCATGGATATCGACAAGTTAACTCTGATCAGCAAGTCCCATTCTTGGGAGGAGCTGAAATCAAAGAACAAACAGTTGAATTAACAGGGGAACCAAACCAATGAGAGCCATAGATAAGAAAATAACTCAAAAAACGGGATCATGGTACAAGAAAATAGCCTTGCTTGCTGGGAAAAAAAGTCTTGTATCATAATATTAGAAGAAATGATACGAGAACCAAGAAAATATTCTTAAGAATTCACATCCACAGGCTATAATACTTTTAGATATATATAACTTCATCATGTACAGGTTGGGGAAAATGAGAAGCCTCAGCAAAAGAATTCAGGCCTAGAATGATAGCCATAAACAATAGTTAAACAGCTCCAAGGAGCAGAGAAAAAACACATCCTTAAGATAATCAATTCACCCAAGTGGATCAAAAACACACATTCCATTTCCAGTACCTAATTCAGGGCAAAAATTAGAATAGTCAGTGGCTCATAGGCCCTCATTAAATCAAGATCACATACCAACTTCTATTTTGGTTATCCAAACACAAGAAAAATGGTACCAATTATGTGTACGAATAAAAAAAAGTGTTCATGATCCGGAAGTTGAATAGTTACAGTAACAAAACAAATCCAGAACCCAAATCTTGATTAAAGAATACCTGTATGTTCATAGCTTTCTTGTTTGCCTCAAGTTGACTACCTATATAAATCGGATGAGACAGAGCCACCATTAAAACCCCAAATCGCTAAAGGAAACAGATATACAAACTCTGATGCTTCAAAATTGACAGCAATGGAAACTGAAaatgaagaaaagaaaataccTTTGGCAGCCTTCTGCTTCTCCAAATTCTTCTCACGGGCCATCTTAGCCTTCTGCCCATTGCCTCCGCCCATGGCTGATCGATGGGTTTAGCAAGAAAAGGAGTTGTGGTGTGGTGTGGTGTGGTGTGGTTTTTGAGTGTTAAAGCTATATTATCAATGGTAACAGAAAGAAACTACTAGAAGGTGGCAGTTGACAAAACTaagtaaaaatgaaataaaataaaatttgaaagagTATTGTAGTGTGTATTGTGGAGTATCTTTTTTAAagttataatattaaattacgtGTGATTTAATATTTACATATAAGAATGAGCTAggctttttaatttaaaatgtatataaaaaattgataatttttttttttcataatttttaattttgggagcatgtttattttaatatttttaaaatttatatttatttttctaaaatttttaaaactttaaatattatttattgtaaaaaaaataagcagtttcttttttaatttataaaattttaaaaatatacataataaaaataaaaactaaaaatataattaaatatacgtATAAATGCACGTAATAATAACCtaatatatatagaataattcTCCATgggtatatgtatatttataggaATTGAGATTGTGTATGTTTGGTTTGTTGCACATTTGTAAAGATATTTTAATGGAATCAAATCATCTATTGTTTTAttctcaaacaaaaaaaaaaaattatctattgTTTGATTTGTTTATAAAAGTGATCTAATGAAATTATAATGTAATACTGATTAagtatgtaatttttattacattgaagaaaaaggtatgtaatgagaaaaaaaaaatatatcacaaaGATTATGAAATTTAAGTGAAGACAATTTTGTCTTTAAATTTTCATTCTAGCAACAAACTAAAGATTTAATAACTTTAAACGATCAGCTAATATAGTGGCTCATACTTTTACTAAAGCCTTTATATTTTACTCTGATTGTCAATTCAGACTGAAGAATGTTCCTTCAAATTTACTACCTTGATTGATAGCTGACTGaaactttaatttaataaagctggaattctcattaaaaaaaaaaaaaagatttaataacTTTGAAAGTGAATTAGTAATTTAGGTAGAACTTGGAATAGAAAATCTAAATTAGACCTAATCAATATTTGATTTAATACTATTGATATTCTTGATaggaatataataattaatctaTTAGTTCGATTTATTGTGATTTGTAAAAAACCTAGCAATTAAAACATTaatactaggggtgttcatccgatccaatccgcacttttttggtcaaacaacatccaatccgcactaagtgcggatttcatattttggatccaatccgatccgcataatagtttaaatccgatccaatccaatccgcaatagtgcggattggatcggttattttggatcggttatttttttaataataaattatttaatatttcatagaaaaaaaattaaaataagactattgtttcttaatctccaataataatctattttcatctctatttatatataaatcaaacccatatacatatatgtcaatatataatttacactaaaatatatatgtatttattactaaaataaataagttagtatatatatatatatttaaatttgtgtgtatgtgtctatgtgaatagaataatttttctagtgttttttattataaaacaaataaaatacactaactcaatatattactaaaaaagattaataaattagaagtatgtgtttttttttttaatattactagaaaattaatatatattatatattataattttttaaaaatatatataattaagtgcggattggattggatcggttactttttgaggtcaaacaacatccaatccgcacaagtgcggattttagatttttcaatccaatccaatccgcgcaAGTGcagatatccgcattttgcggattggattggattgaatcgtgcggattggattggatcggatactaagtgaacacccctaattaaTACGAAGATGATGAAACTTGTTAATGAACATGGGGAGAAGTTGAAGACCTCAAGACTTTTCCAATtcttgattttatttttcttataattttgCTTTATTTTATTGTGTCTTGATTTTTATTGAACTTGGATTGAATGAATATTAGTGTTTGGTAATAATTAACACTTGAAATGGTAAATTAGTGTATGTGACAGTTGTCTACTTGTTAGGATATGTGCTCCTGCATGAGTTATAAATTCCATCAGCAACACTAGATTCCACCATATATATGAAAGAAAACTTTTGGTAATTCATAAATGATGAGAAATGGTAAATGTGGAATCAATGGGCAATATGGATTCATCGGTGTATTATGGTAATTGTTGAAATCAAATCAACAATTTCCTCAAATAACCCTTCTATTTCTTTTTCACCCTCAACTTTGTTTATCCACAACTATACTTATAGTTTTATCTCCAAGGAACTCATAATGTCTAGGCAAgtatttgttagaatttgggataagaaaataaagtttcatttcaaaactaattaacaatgagaaaagtgactcattcatcttatatataacaatttatttctacacattagcaatgtgaaATTAACTCTAATACACCCTCCTCACGTTTGGGCCTGAAAAGTGTGGGTATAACGAACGATCTTTAAGAGACTATAGAACCAAACATGACTTTTGAAAGAATCTCACAAGaccaaatattaaaaaatttgcaGGTGTACATTAACAATGTGGGACTAAGTCTAATAGTATCCAACTTAGCAAACTCTAGCTATAGATTTCTTGGATAGTTTCTGTTGTATTGTCTAACACATTCTAACAACTCTTTTATGTAACAGATTCACTCATCAATGAGAATCAGTAGAAGAGCATTTCCTTCATAACCATTCTCACACAGCACAATTACCAAACAGAACTAACATGTAACAGTAATAGTAAAAATTACATCACA
This window harbors:
- the LOC115703050 gene encoding leucine-rich repeat protein 2 — its product is MAFLSLSLFLSFAFLLLSPAISTNSEGSALHAMRNRLSDPTNVLQSWDPTLVNPCTWFHVSCDNNNHVIRLDLGNSNISGTLGSELGELKHLQYLELYMNDISGKIPEELGNLKNLVSMDLYNNKFEGKIPKSFSKLNSLKFLRVNNNKLSGTIPRELTKLSNLKVFDVSNNDLCGTIPVDGPFTTFPMESFENTRLSGPELKGLAPYDFGC
- the LOC115703052 gene encoding uncharacterized protein At2g23090 — encoded protein: MGGGNGQKAKMAREKNLEKQKAAKGSQLEANKKAMNIQCKVCMQTFVCTTTEVKCREHAEAKHPKADVFTCFPHLKK